The proteins below come from a single Oncorhynchus tshawytscha isolate Ot180627B linkage group LG22, Otsh_v2.0, whole genome shotgun sequence genomic window:
- the LOC112222274 gene encoding 14-3-3 protein beta/alpha-2 has protein sequence MDKNDLVQKAKLAEQAERYDDMAGAMKSVTEQGGELSNEERNLLSVAYKNVVGARRSSWRVISSIEQKTEGNEKKQAMAKEYREKIETELQDICNDVLGLLDKYLIANATAAESKVFYLKMKGDYYRYLSEVAAGDAKKTTVDNSQQAYQDAFDISKKEMQPTHPIRLGLALNFSVFFYEILNNPEKACTLAKTAFDEAIAELDTLNEDSYKDSTLIMQLLRDNLTLWTSENQGDEGETGEGEN, from the exons ATGGACAAGAACGACCTAGTACAAAAGGCTAAGCTCGCTGAGCAGGCAGAGCGCTATGACGACATGGCCGGGGCCATGAAGTCTGTGACGGAGCAGGGCGGGGAACTCTCCAACGAGGAGCGCAACCTGCTGTCAGTGGCCTACAAGAACGTGGTGGGGGCACGCCGCTCATCCTGGCGCGTCATCTCCAGCATCGAGCAGAAGACAGAGGGCAACGAGAAGAAGCAGGCCATGGCCAAGGAGTACCGGGAGAAGATTGAGACCGAGCTGCAGGACATCTGCAATGACGTGCTG GGACTTCTTGACAAGTACCTAATTGCCAATGCAACTGCAGCTGAGAGCAAGGTTTTCTACCTGAAAATGAAAGGCGACTATTATAGATACCTGTCTGAGGTAGCAGCTGGAGACGCAAAGAAGA CCACAGTGGATAACTCCCAGCAGGCATACCAGGATGCTTTCGACATAAGCAAGAAGGAGATGCAGCCCACACACCCCATCAGGCTCGGCCTGGCCCTCAACTTCTCTGTGTTCTTCTATGAAATCCTCAACAACCCAGAGAAGGCCTGCACCCTGGCCAAAACG GCATTTGATGAAGCCATCGCTGAACTTGACACCTTAAACGAGGATTCCTACAAAGACAGCACCTTGATCATGCAACTACTAAGGGACAACCTGACT CTGTGGACATCGGAAAACCAGGGAGACGAGGGAGAGACCGGAGAAGGAGAAAACTAA